In Pseudomonas sp. MYb327, one DNA window encodes the following:
- a CDS encoding transporter: MPGAQAEDSAELAKKALNPVAAMYSLPVQYNWDQKIGPTGDGMHSVTNIQPVLPFSLNDDWNLISRTILPVIDQHGLAPNGAADKSGVGDITQSFFFSPKQPTDSGWILGVGPAILIPTGSDELLGNEQWGIGPTAVALKQENGWTHGILANHIWGLEGSPPDDKDKVNQTFLQPFLSYTTSTFTTWGVNSESTYNWQSREWSVPVNLMVTQLLKIGGQPLTLQAGPRYWVDSPDDGPQGWGFRFAVTLLFPR, translated from the coding sequence ATGCCGGGGGCTCAGGCAGAGGACTCGGCAGAGCTGGCCAAGAAAGCGCTTAATCCGGTCGCGGCCATGTACAGCCTGCCGGTGCAGTACAACTGGGATCAGAAGATAGGCCCGACCGGTGACGGCATGCACAGCGTCACCAATATTCAACCGGTGCTGCCGTTTTCATTAAATGATGACTGGAATCTCATCTCTCGCACCATCCTGCCGGTCATCGACCAGCACGGCTTGGCACCCAATGGCGCGGCGGACAAATCGGGTGTCGGAGACATCACCCAGAGTTTTTTCTTTTCGCCCAAACAACCCACTGACAGTGGCTGGATACTCGGGGTGGGCCCGGCGATATTGATTCCTACCGGCAGCGACGAGTTACTCGGTAACGAGCAATGGGGGATCGGCCCGACCGCCGTTGCCTTGAAGCAGGAAAACGGCTGGACGCACGGCATTCTGGCCAATCACATCTGGGGATTGGAAGGTAGTCCGCCGGATGACAAGGACAAGGTTAACCAAACGTTCCTGCAACCCTTCCTGTCCTACACCACCAGCACCTTCACCACGTGGGGGGTGAACTCCGAGTCAACCTACAACTGGCAATCACGCGAATGGTCGGTGCCGGTCAACCTGATGGTCACGCAACTACTAAAAATCGGCGGCCAGCCCCTGACGCTGCAAGCGGGGCCGCGTTACTGGGTCGACAGCCCTGACGATGGCCCGCAAGGTTGGGGTTTTCGTTTCGCTGTCACCTTGTTGTTCCCACGCTGA
- a CDS encoding DUF1214 domain-containing protein: MRKILLCTTLLGTATAHAGQLVTPDNYSRAEVDESYKNIVKDVGSNAFRHDRALMPLDKQPAVTMNRDTVYSFGVFYVPEGTTITLPKSADNRYQSAMIMQNDDFTDQVFYAPGTFEIKSKTEFAAVVMRTQINPNDPADTQNVKTLQDGIKVNWPKGTVPKEYKIVDWDDASRMKLRSEYQKEAAKLTNFNDTSGARGVIKPEMLRLSASVALGLLPAKDAVYLYRDYGLSGDKCYKATYAKPEILEGGFFSFTMYGADKYLKSEDSNLNNRAMHFNDDGTFTVHYGPKAKCGEVANWLPTPGDNWYLGMRIYRPGESVISGKYAIPEPTAVN, encoded by the coding sequence TGGGAACGGCCACTGCACACGCTGGGCAGCTGGTGACACCTGACAACTACTCCCGCGCCGAAGTGGACGAATCCTATAAAAATATCGTCAAAGATGTGGGGTCAAACGCCTTTCGCCACGACAGGGCGCTTATGCCCTTGGACAAGCAGCCTGCGGTCACCATGAACCGTGACACGGTGTATTCATTTGGTGTGTTTTACGTGCCCGAGGGTACAACCATCACCTTGCCGAAATCAGCCGATAATCGTTATCAGTCGGCCATGATCATGCAGAACGACGATTTTACCGATCAGGTTTTCTACGCGCCGGGGACATTTGAGATCAAGTCAAAAACCGAGTTTGCTGCGGTGGTCATGCGTACACAGATCAATCCGAACGATCCTGCCGATACCCAAAACGTCAAAACGCTTCAGGATGGCATCAAGGTCAATTGGCCAAAAGGCACCGTGCCGAAGGAATACAAAATCGTCGACTGGGATGACGCCAGCCGTATGAAACTGCGCTCCGAATATCAAAAAGAGGCCGCCAAGCTAACGAATTTCAACGACACGTCAGGCGCTCGTGGGGTCATCAAGCCGGAAATGCTTCGACTCAGTGCGTCAGTTGCACTGGGGCTGCTGCCGGCGAAAGATGCCGTGTACCTCTACCGTGATTACGGTTTGAGTGGCGACAAATGCTACAAGGCGACCTATGCCAAGCCCGAGATTCTGGAGGGCGGGTTCTTTTCCTTCACGATGTATGGAGCCGATAAATACCTGAAAAGCGAAGACTCCAACCTGAACAATCGAGCGATGCACTTCAACGACGACGGAACCTTTACGGTGCACTACGGGCCGAAGGCAAAATGTGGGGAGGTGGCGAATTGGCTGCCGACACCGGGCGATAACTGGTACCTCGGCATGCGCATCTATCGTCCTGGCGAAAGTGTTATCAGTGGCAAGTACGCCATACCGGAACCGACTGCTGTCAACTAG